The following are encoded in a window of Palaemon carinicauda isolate YSFRI2023 chromosome 31, ASM3689809v2, whole genome shotgun sequence genomic DNA:
- the LOC137624939 gene encoding uncharacterized protein, with protein MKSPEPDVCIKISQERSFFKCTSEILNCRKTLEPVLREAPFDASNRHLRRGKREKERNRSEPNSGMLKTAARILQDSCPGFTPRFPFLRKEFQNDKNSNTL; from the coding sequence TCCCGAGCCAGACGTTTGCATCAAAATCAGTCAAGAAAGAAGCTTCTTTAAGTGTACTTCCGAAATATTAAATTGCCGTAAAACCCTAGAACCCGTTCTGCGCGAGGCTCCATTTGATGCGAGCAACAGACACCTACGCAGagggaaaagagagaaagaaagaaataggagTGAGCCAAACTCTGGAATGCTAAAAACTGCCGCGAGAATCTTGCAGGACAGTTGTCCCGGTTTTACCCCGAGATTCCCTTTCTTACGCAAGGAATTTCAAAACGATAAAAACAGTAATACTTTATGA